The Sporomusaceae bacterium FL31 sequence GCAGATCTTTCGTAATCAATGTAAATTTTTGACCAGCAACCAATTGCTCTTTACCTTGGGCAAATTTACCCAGACGCATTTCCGGACCTTTGGTATCCAGCATTAGCGCTACCGGTTTATTAAGCCTATCCGAGACTTCCCGCACCAGCTTGATCCGGTTGCCTTGCTCCTCGTGCGAACCATGCGAAAAGTTAAATCTGGCAACATTCATGCCAATTTGGAGCATTTGCTCTAAGATTTCTGCATGATCAGTACTAGGTCCCATTGTACAAACAATTTTAGTTTTCTTCATCATTGTTCAACACCTACTTTATGCTTATTTTTTGTTTTTATGTAATATTTGCTCCAGAGATATAGCCGCTCTTCTCCCCAGTAAATTTCAGTTAGAAGAGCGGCTATGCTCATACGATCAAATGTTATAGGCCTTACGCAGCAAGGAAACAGGGTGAACGGTTTTTACCCCGGCTCCGTGCATAATTTGCAGACGGCAGGTACCACAATCACAGACTACGGTATCTACCCCAGCTTGGTTAATGGTATCAAATAGTTTTTTACCAACCGACATTGAAATATCATATTTATCCGCTTTGAAGCCATAGTTTCCCGATATGCCGCAGCAGCCGGCATCAGCATTGTTAACTTGTAAGCCGGGAATTGATGCTAAAACCTCCAAGGCTGGCAGCCCCATTCCCTGTGCCCGCAAATGGCAAGGAGCATGGTACAGGTATTGGGCATCGATTGGACTGAACTCAGTATTTAAACGGCCTTCATCAGCCAAGAGGGTTAAAAATTCCATCGAGTCAAACATGTGCTTGGCATTGGTCTTAACAGCTTCGAGACCGAACAGTTCCTGATATTCTTGTTTAAGCATTAAGCCACAGCTGGTGCAGCAGGTAATGACCGGATATCCCTGCTCAATCCACTGAGTCATGCGCTGGGTATTTTTTTCAGCATTGTCGCGGGCCTCATCCAGATAACCGTTGACCACCAGCGGTGAGCCGCAGCAAACAAACTCTTCATCCACCAGTACTTCAATCTTATTTTGCTGCATGACAGCCACAAAATCAAGGCCGACCTGCGGATCATTATAATTGATAAAACAGCCAGGGAAAAACACGACCTTATCAGGATAGCTCTGCTGCTTCAGTTTTTTAAACTGTTTAATAAAGGAGCTGCTGGCATAGGCAGGCAGCGGTGCCTTGCTGGAAATGCCGACTAAATCCAATAAACCCAGCTTACGGCCAATGTTCATTCCTAAATTGGTCATCGCCGACATACCAGGAATGCTTTCACCGATTTTGGCCATTTGCTCTCCATGGGACAAAATATGATCCCGCAGGCTTTGTTTTTTCTTCTGATACTGCTTGGCACGAGCCAGCATATTTAATGTTGAAACCGGCACTCCGAAGGGGCAGGAGATGTCACAGTTTTTGCAATTAGAACAATAATCGAGTGAAGGTTCATCATCATCATGCGACAAGCGCATTCTTTCGAGTGCCGGACCAACCATTTTGGGGCCGCGAAACTTTCTGGTTGCCGCTGTTACCGGACATTGCGCTATACAACTGGTACAGGCTGTACAGCGATCAGGATTAATCAGATGTTTACTCATATTTTTCGCCTCTCCCTTAACATGAAATGGCGGCTTTATAGGCTGAAGCAAGCGCCACGCCATTACCAGACTTTTCGAAACAGAAATCGTAGCCACCCAAGCTGCGGCCAGCAATATGAACATTGTTAAGTACGATATTGCCATCAGCAGCTAATGGCCGCATGGCTTCATCGACCTGGATTCCCAGTTGAGCAAAGGTTTGCTTCTCATTAGAGAACAATTGTGCATTCGCCCAATCTTCTTGTTCGGCAGGGGCAGCTACTGGCAAGTCAAAGATGGGTTCAATAATCTTTCCTGGCTGAGCCTGCAGACCACCGCCATAGAATCCGCCATTTGCCACAATGTAAGACTTAGCTTGATAAGTGCGCTGGCGATCAAAGTTTTCGGTCATAACAGCCAAACAGCGCCCTTGTTCGATTAAGGACCCTGAAACCAGCGCTTTTTCCACAATGATTACGCCTTGCTTTTTCAAGTAGTTGAGCAGCATGGTGCGCAATCTTAGACCCGTCACTGCCGGCGGTAAAGCGGCTGTTTCCACAAAACGGCAGCTAAGCTCTTCTTCCAGCTTGGTGACCAGTGAGTAATCAGGCAATGTCCCTAGCACTGGCGGAATGAGGATGGCGCTGCCAGGCTTTACTTTTCGTTTTAATTGTTTGAGAAAACTCTCCTGTCCTTCCGGAGTATCCAGCCATCTGGCAATATCTAAAGAAGAAACGTCACGACCTTCAGCAAAATTTAGACTGCACAGTTCGGGTGTGAAGACCTTATAGTGACCATAATACTGCTGCAAGTTCCTGGCCACTAGCTGAGGATAAAAATCTTTGAGATAATCAAACCCGACCACATAAACGCTGTCTGTCTGCTCCAGAGCAGCAGGGTTCATGGTTTTTGGCAGCAAACAGGTAGGTTTTAGTGTGCCGGCTGCAGTAGGCAGCCACTGCATTTGGTCAATACTGCCCACATATTCATACTCCTCTTGGATCGAGATGTCCTGAAAAAACTTCAGCGCCGCCTCAATAGCCGGAGTCCCAATTTTATGATAAGGATGTTCTGACGGTAATTCAGCCAAACCAGCTGCCGGGCTGGCTAGGGGTTTGGCATCATTGCCATAGCCTAAAACATCAATAATTCCGCCGCCAATATTCAGTGCTCCAGCACCATAGGCCAGTACCCGCACTTTGCGTCCCTTACCAGCCGCGACAGCAGCAGCAAACAAGCCACTCAAGCCGCCGCCAACAACGATCACGTCATTATTTTTCATTTTTCATCGCCCCATTTATATTTAAAGTCGCGTCATAAATGCCGCGCGTCAATTCGGCTTCCCGAATGACATTCCCCCATAAAACCGGGCGGATACCATTCCAGCGTGCCTGTAAAAACTCTTTAAATAACCCGTTTGTATCCTGTCCCCAGGATAATCCGTTGGCGTCAACAGCTCCGACACTGCGGTAGGTGCAAAACGCGCCTTGACAAGTCCCCATACCCATCCGCGTTTTCCGGCGAACATCACTGAGCATATGGCTGGTGGTGTCGGCTGCAGCCTCTTCTACCTCAGCTAAGGTGACATTCTCACATTCACACAGCAGCTGGCTTTTTTCCGGTTTCTCCTGCATCCGTTTAACCACTCGCTCCAACCCGTCTGCGCCCAAGCGCGATGCTGCCAGCTTGGTGCCATAGGATGGAAAATACAGCTTGGCTTTAGCCAGGAGCTCAGCCGATGGATCAGGCACAATATCCTCGCTTGCCGTACGGCAAGGTTCTTTTACATTGAGATAATGACAAACAAGGTCGGTAACTTTTTCAGCCATTAACCGGTAAGTAGTAAATTTACCGCCGACAATACTGACAAACCCTTTAAGCCCGTCAGCCGCATGATCGAGAATAACAAAATTACGCGATGCACCTCTGCCTTTTGCATTGGGATCGGCGCTATACAGCGGGCGGGTACCAGTGAAAGCCCGAAGTATACGATAGTCACGAATATCTTCAAACAACGCCTCACCAATATCCAGCAGTTTGACGATTTCGGCAGCGGATGGAATATTGTCATCCGGACGGGTAGCCGCCGAGGATGTTGTTCCCAAAATGGTAATCGACCCATGCGGTACGAAAATGTCACCATCAGCGGCCGGACGCAGTCTGTTGATAACCCGGCTGCTAATGCGATGGTTAAATGCAATCAGTGTTCCCCGGTCAGGCTGCACATTAACAGCAATTCCAGCTTTCTCTGCGATTTGTCCAGCCCATGATCCGGCTGCACTGACCACAAAATCACATTGGATACTGCTCGTTTCTCCATTCAGCGTATTGCGAACAGTAATGCCGACAACCTGGCCATTGGTGCTCTCAATGCCCGTTACCTCCGTGTAGGTCAAAATACGTCCACCATACTTTCGTGCTGAAGCGGCGTTTTGCCACACCATTCTAAAACCGTCAATGGCTGCATCAGGAATTCGGTAAACTGACTTGATTTTAGTGCTTAAGTTCGGCTCCAGCCGCAGCGCTTCTTCTACTGATAGCGGTGTCACCGGAATGCCAACTTTCAAACAGGATTCAACCCATTTAATTTCAAAATCCTCACTATCTTGCTCGGTGCGAACAAAGAAGCCCTCAGTTGCTTCAACACAGTGCCGGCCAATTTTGCGCAGAATAGTATTTTCCTCAATACATTCTTTACCGGCTTCAGCATCCTTTACGGCATACCGGCCACCGCTGTGCAGCAGTCCGTGATAGCGCGAACTAGTACCATATGCCAAGTCGCGCTGCTCAATTAAGATAGCGTCAACCCCTCTCATGCATAAATCGCGAAGAATTCCTACCCCTGTCGCTCCTCCGCCAATAACCACCACTGTCGTCTTTTGCATGACCACATTCTCCTTTGCAAAATAATAAAGCAGCCCTAAGCACACTAGCTTGGCATAGCCATCTAGTGAACACAATAGGACTGCTCCTCATCTCTAAGCCCTTATATCCATTTAATCAAGTATTGCGTGGGAAAAACCGTTTAACCGCAAAGTACGCAAAGTACTCAAAGGATTTCGCGCGATAATCATCGCGCAGTCTTTAGCGTTCCCTTTGCGTACATGGAGTCCTTTGGGGTTCAATCCGTCATCCCCAATGCCATAAAAAAACAATCCGAGTAAGACATGCTGTAAGCGTGCCTAAGTTCGGATTGTCAATGTCTCTATCCGCAATATTTGATTATCTTTTCCTGTCACTTTTTATCATAACACATTTTGAGTAAAAAGCAATACTATTTGAAAATTCACACATATTAACTTTTTATTCATCCTACGCCGACAAATCATGAAATATGCGTCTTACCACAAATTCTCCTCCAAAAGACTATTTTTTGTTACGCTCTTATTGGCTTAATTTAGCGGCTCTTCTCACCACATCGTAGTTTTTGTCATCACTCTCAACAAAGCCATTGATATGAGTTTTCTTCATAAACACTGCATACTGACTGTCTCTGTCGGTAATCTCTTTAAACGCTTTAGCTAATTCCTGAATACAGCCCAGCTCCAGTCCTTCTCGTCCAGCAATGACATCTTTGGGGATAAGGTCAGTTTTTGCTATAATACTCAGTTTGTCAACCGCAATCCCTTTGGCTTTCGCTCCATCCATGGCCTCAGAATAGGTAGCTCCAGCATCAATCGACCCATCCAGCACTCCGGCAATTACCCGGTCATGACTGCCCAAAAACATGGTTTCTGCGAAGAAATGATCGGGATTTTTCCCCTTTTCGATTAGCAGTGCTTTAGGATACACATACCCTGAAGCCGACTGGGGATCAACAAAACCAAACTTAGTTCCCTGTAAGTGCTCAAGCTGGCTGATTTTAGAATTAGCACGGGTGATAATATATCCCTGATAGGCTGTGGCATTATTGACAATGGGAGTAACAATTGGAACAATATTTCCCTTATTTTTAGCCGATACATAGGCAAACGGAGAAAACCAGCCGATGTCCACCATTCCATTCAGCAAAGCTCGCCCTAAGGCATCATAATCTGAAACAATCACTACCCTGGCCTGCATACCCATTTTGCGGGCCGCAGCTTCCAGGATGGGTACATACGCTTCTTTGATAACTTGTGGTGCCACAAAGGGATTCACACCAAAGATCAATTCATCGGCTTTCTTGTATTGGACAGCCGCCTCCTGCAGATTGTCAGCAGTGAGTGCCATATTTTTGGCGTGCTGATAAATCTCAGCAATGCTCTTTTCCTGATGTCCCACACTTTGCATGGCATCTTGCGTACTGCCGGCGATTTCCACAGTGGCCGAACCAATGGTTTCAATGACTTGAGCCATTTGCTCGGTGGTCAAACGCTGATCATTGGACAGCTGGCATAAATGAACAACCGTTTGCTCAATCCGATTGAAATTACCGATAATCTCCTGCATAGTATCAGCAGCACTGCGCGCCAACGTTTCCACTCCGGTCAGCCGTTTATTGCCAGACTGCATGGTTTGGGCAGCGCCTTTGGTTTTAATGGTAATCTCCCGGACAATGTCTTCGACTTCACCAGTAATGATTTCACTCTCATTTGCCAGCTTTCTCACTTCATCCGCTACCACGGCAAAACCACGGCCGCTTTCTCCGGCTCTGGCTGCCTCGATTGCAGCATTTAAGGCCAACAGATTGGTTTGACTGGCAATTCCGCGGATTTTGCTAACAAAATCATTGATTTTTTCTGAAGCCTGATTCAATTCCTCAATATCTTTGGCTGAATCATGAACAATTTTGGCTACAGTCAGCAAGGTATTGCTGACTTCCACAATCTGCGCCTGCTGTTTAGTCGCCAATGCCGCTGATTCCTGACATTGGGTGAGGCTTTGCTGTGAAGCAGTAAACACAGTGGAGGCTGTGGAGGCAATATCTTGAACCCCGGCTGCCGTCTCTTGTACACTGCTGGCATTGGTCTCACTCTGGCGGCTAATATCCAAGGACAGGCTTCCCAGCCTTTTTACTGCTGATTTGTTCTGATCCACCACCCACACCAATTGCTGTGACACAAAAGCCAAAGACTCAGCCATGCCGAACAAATCAATATCCTTTGGTTTAAAGCTTGAGCTTTCAGCCTCTGCTACAGCTGCTGCCTGATCGGTGCCGGCAGTCTGATAAACCCTGTAAGTAGTAAAAATAATGCCGATCAATAACCCACAGACCACCGTCAGCCAAAAACTTCCTGTTTTCTCATACAGCCAGATAACCACCGCACTGACCCCTGTAATTACAGCTACCTGCAAACAAAATGACTGCTTTGTCATCATACTGCCTCCTTGTTTAATCTTGGTCTACATACCTACAGCAGCCTTCATGAAAAAAAGCCCGAACTACACCTTGCTAATTTTCAAGATGTAATTGCGGACTCTCTATGACTCTAATCCTGTCGGTATTTAATTGGCAGAAATTCAAGATAATTCCTTAATTGACTCTAATTGTATTAATTATTCGAAAATTCGAAAAATCCTGCTGTTTTTCAGAAAAAAACAGCTATTTGTCTTTTAATTGTGTATGCTGACCAAAACACAAAAGGCTCAGGTCACTGACCTGAGCCCTCTTAGTTAAGGTATTATTTTAGGTTATAGAATACTTTGCGGCCAAAATACTGAGCCGTTGCACCCAGTTCTTCTTCAATCCGCAGCAATTGATTGTATTTGGCAATACGATCCGTACGCGCTGGCGCACCTGTTTTAATTTGACCAGCATTCACAGCTACCGCAATATCGGCAATTGTGGAATCTTCGGTTTCACCGGAACGGTGAGAAACAACGCAAGTGTAGCCGGCACGTTTCGCCATTTCCATAGTGTCAAAAGTCTCAGTTAAAGTACCAATTTGGTTCACTTTAACCAGGATGGAGTTGGCAACCTTGGCCTCAATCCCACGACTTAAGCGCTCAGTATTGGTTACGAATAAATCATCGCCAACCAGTTGAATTTTTCCGCCCAGACGCTCGGTAATTAATGCCCAGCCTTCCCAATCGTCTTCAGCCATACCATCTTCAATTGAGATAATTGGATATTTCTCAACCAAATCAGCATAGAAATCGACTAATTCAGCGGCTGTTTTTACCAAGCCTTCGCCTTCAAGATGATATTTATTGTCTTTAAACATTTCCGAGGAAGCAACATCCAGGGCTAAAGCAATCTGCTCGCCTGGTTTGTAACCAGCTTTATTGATGGCTTCCATGATCACTTCCAACGCTTGTTCATTAGAAGTCAGGTTTGGCGCAAAGCCACCCTCATCACCAATCGAAGTACTCAAGCCACGACCTTTTAAGACGCTTTTCAAACTATGATAGACCTCAGCACCCATCCGCAGTGCTTCAGCAAAGCTGGTGGCACCCACTGGCATCACCATAAATTCCTGAATGTCCACATTGTTGTCTGCATGCTGACCACCATTTAGAATGTTCATCATCGGCACAGGCAATTGTTTAGAATTAAAGCCGCCCAAATATTGATACAGCGTCATTCCCAAAGAAGCTGCCGCTGCTTTCGCCACTGCCATGGAAACACCTAAAATAGCATTGGCACCTAATTTATTTTTATTGGCAGTGCCGTCAAGCTCAAGCATGGTTTGGTCAATGCCAACCTGATCCAGTGCATCAAAGCCAATAAGCTCTGGCGCAATAATGCTATTCACGTTTTCTACCGCTTTGAGCACGCCTTTGCCTAAATAACGGCCTTTGTCGCCATCACGTAATTCAACTGCCTCGAAAATACCAGTGGAAGCGCCGGATGGTACAGCAGCACGGCCAAGACTGCCGTCTTCGAGAACGACATCAACCTCAACAGTAGGGTTACCGCGGGAATCCATAATCTCACGAGCAAAAACATCAGTAATGATTGTCATGTTAAAAACCTCCTGAATTAAAATATGTGAAAACTATTGATTGGCTTTTTCAATAAGGCTGGTACCCGTCATTTCGGCTGGAACCGTCATTCCAGCCAACTCAAGAATAGTCGGTGCAATATCGGCTAAAATCCCCGGGCGCAGATGGTCCGAGCGATGGTGTTCGGATACCATGATAAAGGGCACCACATTGGTAGTATGGGCTGTAAATGGTTCACCAGTAACTGGATCGACCATAATTTCAGCATTGCCATGATCAGCCGTAATGCAGGTAATTCCCCCAACATTACGCATAGCATCCACCAAGCGGCCGACGCAGGTATCCACAACACCGACTGCCTCAACGGCCGCCGGGAACACTCCGGTATGTCCCACCATATCACAATTGGCGTAGTTTAATATAATCAAATCATACTGGCCTGCTTTAATCTCTTGAATGACTTTGTCTGTCACTTCAACAGCACTCATCGACGGCTTTAAATCATAGGTAGCCACCTTAGGTGATGAAATCAAGATGCGTTCTTCACCAACAGACGGTTTTTCCTCGCCGCCATTAAAGAAGAAAGTGACATGCGCATACTTTTCGGTCTCCGCAATGCGCAGCTGCTTTAACCCGGCCTGAGCAAAAACCTCACCCAACGTATTTTTAAGGTACTGAGGTTTATAGGCTACTTGCACAGGCAGCGTCTCATCATATTGCGTCATGGTCGCAAAATGCAGTGGAATAAAGCCGTTTGTCCGTTCAAACCCGCTAAAATCCTGATCAACGAAAGCACGGGTCAACTGCCGCGCCCGGTCTGGCCTAAAGTTAAAGAATATAACCCCATCGCTGGCCTTGATTCCGCAATCCCCGCAGCCGTCAATCACAGTAGGCAGCACGAATTCATCCGTTTGCCCCTGCTCATAAGCCTGCTCAATGGCCTGAATTCCCGAAGGAGCATGCTCACCAGTACGGTAGACCAGTGCCGCATAGGCTTTTTCCAGGCGCTCCCAGCGTTTATCACGATCCATGGCGTAATAGCGGCCGGCAATGGTTGCAATGCGGCCAATACCGATTTCAGCAATTTTAGCTTCCAACTCTTCCACAAAGCTTTTTGCACTGGATGGCGGAACATCGCGGCCATCTAGGAAGGCATGCACATAAACCCGGCTTAGTCCAGAACGTTTTGCCAACTCCAGCAGGGCATACAAATGCTGGCTGTGACTATGTACGCCACCATCTGAGAGCAAGCCCATCAGATGCAAAGCTCCGCTCGCTGCTTTTGTTTTATTGATAATATCAACCAGTACTGGATTGGTAAAGAAATCACCGTCCCGCACAGCTTTCGAAATCCGGGTCAATTCCTGATAAACAACCCGTCCGGCACCAATATTGAGATGACCCACTTCGGAATTGCCCATCTGTCCATCCGGTAAACCTACCGCTTCACCCGAACAAGTCAGTGTTGTTGTTGGATACATTTCAGCAAACAACGTCATATGAGGAGTGCGTGCCTTCGCAATAGCATTATGAGGATCAGTAACACTGCCGATTCCCCAGCCATCTAAAATTGCTAACGCTATAGGGGTTTTTAATTTTGCCATTTATTTAACCACCCGGCTCTAAAATTTAACAATCTTGCTAAATCCGACAGCATCTAAAGCGGCGCCGCCAACTAAGGCACCGTCAATATCACTTTTGGCCATTAATTCAGCAATATTATCGGCTTTCACACTGCCGCCATACTGAATTCTTACTTTATCGGCACTATCTTGGCCAAATAATTTGGCCACTGTTATCCGGATAAAGCGGCATACGGCATTGGCATCATCAGCCGAAGCCGTCCGTCCAGTGCCAATAGCCCAGATTGGTTCGTAAGCAATAACCATGGATGCAACCTGTTCAGCACTCAAACCAGCCAAGCCAGCACGTACCTGATCACAAACTACAGCTTCAGTAGTCCCTGACTCCCGTTGTTCCAAGGTTTCACCCACGCAGAAAATTGGGGTGATTTCATTGGCAAAAGCAGCCTTGAGTTTGTGATTGACGGTCTGATCGGTTTCTGCGAAATATTGACGGCGTTCGGAATGTCCAATAATGACATACTGGCAGCCGACATCTTTGAGCATGCCTGGCGAGATTTCACCCGTAAAGGCGCCTTGCTTTTCCCAGTGCATATTTTGGGCGCCAAGCTTAATATTGGTGCCGGATAAGGCCTCACGTACGACAAACAAGGACGTAAACGTTGGGCAGACCACAATGTCAACGTCTTTGGCATCAGCCGTTAATTTACCAAGTTCCTGAGCTAATGCTACCGCCTCAGTAACGGTTTTATGCATCTTCCAGTTGCCTGCAAGAATGGGTTTACGCATAAAATCTCCCCCTATTTACTGGCTAGCGCTGCAATTCCGGGCAGCACTTTGCCTTCAAGAAATTCCAGTGAAGCTCCGCCACCGGTCGAAATATGGCTGATTTTAGCCGACAAGCCAGTCTTTTCCAAAGCTGCGATCGAATCGCCGCCACCCACAATACTGGTAGCCGACGAATCAGCGACTGCTTTGGCAACAGCTTCAGTACCTTTGGCAAAGGCATCAATTTCAAATACCCCCATGGGGCCATTCCAAACCACAGTCTTGGCATCGGTCAAAGCAGCAGCATACTTAGCAGCCGTGTCTGGGCCAATATCAAGCGCCATCCACTCTTCGTCAATGGCATCAATGCCTACTGTTTTATAAGCAGCATCAGGAGCAAATTTATCAGCAATGACCACATCGGTTGGCAGCAGCAAGTTGACCCCTTTGGCCTGAGCCTTGGCAATCAACTCACGGGCCAATTCCAACTTGTCAGCTTCCACCAAGGATTTTCCGGTCTTGTACCCTTGGGCAGCAATAAAGGTATTGGCCATACCACCGCCAATAATCAGAGTATCTACTTTACTGAGCAGGTTGTCAATGACGCCAATTTTATCAGAAACTTTAGCCCCGCCAATGATGGCTACAAATGGACGGGTCGGATTGGTTACAGCCTGACCCAGGAAAGTAATTTCCTTTTCCATGAGCAAACCCGCGATGGCCGGGATAAATTTGGTAATGCCTTCAACTGAAGCATGCGCCCGGTGAGATACACCAAAGGCATCATTGACAGCAATATCTGCTAAACCAGCAAGCTCGCTGGAGAACTTCGGATCATTCTTCTCTTCCTCTTTGTAGAAGCGCAGATTCTCTAGCAGCAACACTTCACCAGGCTTCAAACTTTGAGCCATCACAGTGCTCACCGGTCCGATGCAATCTGGCGCAAATTTCACTTCCTTGCCAAGCAAAGCGGCTAATCTCTTAGCCACAGGGGCCAGTGAAAACTCAGCTACCGGCTGGCCTTTCGGACGGCCAAGATGACTGCCGATCACAATAGAAGCATGATTATCTAACAGATATTTCAAGGTAGGCAGTGTAGCCTGAATTCTGGCATCATTCGTAATATTACCGGCTTTATCCATAGGTACATTATAATCAACCCGGATAAAGACTCTCTTACCACTGACCGAAACATCACGCAAACTTTTTTTATCCATACGAATACCTCCAAAGAGGGCCACAACAGTGACCCTCTAATTGTTTCAAGCCTGATTTTTATAGACCTTTTTTAGCAAGAAAGCCGATTAGGTCAACAACCCGGTTGGAATAGCCCCACTCGTTATCATACCAGGAAACTACTTTGACCATGTTGCCTTCAATAACCATAGTGGAAAGCGCATCAATGATCGAGGAGTTCGGGTTGCCATTGAAGTCTTTGGATACCAGCGGCTCTTCAGTATAAGCCAGAATGCCTTTCAATTCACCTTCAGCAGCAGCTTTCAGTGCTGCATTAATTTCTTCCGCAGTAGCGGATTTTTCAAGTTCAGCGACTAAATCAACAACCGATACATTTGGAGTAGGTACACGCATTGCAAAGCCGTTCAGCTTGCCTTTTAGTTCAGGCAATACCAAGGCAACTGCTTTTGCAGCACCAGTCGTGGTTGGAATAATGGACATGCCGGCAGCACGGGCACGACGTAAATCTTTATGTGGCAGATCCAGAATTTGCTGATCATTGGTGTAAGCATGAACAGTGGTCATCAAACCGCGTTTGATACCAAATTTTTCATGCAGCACTTTAGCAAATGGAGCCAAGCAGTTTGTTGTGCAAGATGCGTTGGAAATAACATGATGACTGGCAGCCTCATATTTGTCTTCATTAACACCCATAACAATGGTAATATCTTCATTTTTAGCGGGTGCGGAAATGATCACTTTTTTAGCGCCTGCTTCAAGATGAGCTGCAGCTTTTTCACGATCAGTAAAGCGTCCTGTTGATTCCACAACCACTTCTACGCCGAGATCTTTCCAAGGAAGTTTTGCTGGTTCACGCTCAGCCAATACCTGTACGGCTTTGCCATTGACGATGATGTTGCTGCCATCTACTGAAACTTCAGCATCAAGAATACCGTGAATGGAATCGTATTTTAATAGATGAGCCAATGTTTTGGCATCAGTTAAGTCATTTACTGCTACAATGTCGACAGCCGGATTGTTTAGTGCCGCACGAAATACGTTACGACCAATACGTCCAAAACCGTTAATCCCTACTTTAGTTGCCATAATAAAAATTCCTCCTAAAATTTTGAATTGCCCTGGCGTTTGCCATGAGCTATATAATTGACTGAATGGCTCTGGCGGCAGCCTCATCAATAATAAGCACATCCTGGCTGCCTGCCCTGGTTACTGCCACGATAGCCTCAGCCTTCTTTTGACCTCCAGCCACCGCGATAACTTTTCCAACTCCTGCCAGATCATCCAGACGAAAACCAACACTATTGGTTGTATAAATACACTTGCCATCGAACGAGAAATAATGACCAAGCGCTTCACCCACACAATGGGTAGCAATATAGCTGATCACATCGGCTTCATGGCTGCGCCGCATCGACATGGTACTGGCTTCACCAATCCCATGAATTAAAATATCAGCATGTTTAATCATATCGGCGACTTCAGCAACATTCGGATCACTGGCTCGCACTGCTTCCAGCGCTTCTTCACTCATACCATCAGGAATATGCAAGAGCCGGTAACGCCCGCCTAATTTAGCAGCCATAACCGCGGCAATGATGTTGGCCTGATATTCCACTTGTTCACCCAGTCCCCCGCGGGCTGGCACTACCGTAACAGTTGGCAATGCACTGCTGACCGTTTCAGCTAAGGTAGCCATGGTGGAACCGCCGCTCACGGCAATGATCATGTTATCTTTTAAATATTCTGATAATATACTGGTTGCCGTTCGCCCTAATT is a genomic window containing:
- a CDS encoding transcriptional regulator, with translation MEKIIRLQRKIAPDLVSVVEERYNILKHIQYAQPIGRRALAAVLGLSERVVRADVEFLKEAGLVDFSGLGMSVTEEGHNLIADLAQYVGILHGLTKLETTLAETLGIKQVIIVPGDSENNNAVLRELGRTATSILSEYLKDNMIIAVSGGSTMATLAETVSSALPTVTVVPARGGLGEQVEYQANIIAAVMAAKLGGRYRLLHIPDGMSEEALEAVRASDPNVAEVADMIKHADILIHGIGEASTMSMRRSHEADVISYIATHCVGEALGHYFSFDGKCIYTTNSVGFRLDDLAGVGKVIAVAGGQKKAEAIVAVTRAGSQDVLIIDEAAARAIQSII